A genomic region of Mesobacillus jeotgali contains the following coding sequences:
- a CDS encoding GNAT family N-acetyltransferase, with protein MEVIKTTPLLKEKVKAFFEAHWGSPQMVISSGVYNCSDLDGFAVLNKYGEITGLITYIVSGHECEIISLDSIDEGKGIGTLLVQEVEVLARREGCLTLNLITTNDNLNALKFWQKRGFMLSQVFCNAVEKARKIKPSIPMIGFEGIPIRDELLLVKKIN; from the coding sequence ATGGAAGTCATTAAAACAACCCCACTTTTAAAAGAGAAAGTTAAGGCATTCTTTGAGGCTCACTGGGGAAGTCCGCAAATGGTGATTTCAAGCGGTGTATATAATTGCAGTGACCTTGATGGGTTTGCGGTACTTAATAAGTATGGGGAGATTACTGGATTAATTACATATATTGTTTCCGGACATGAATGTGAGATTATTTCTCTAGATAGTATAGATGAGGGAAAGGGAATCGGAACCCTTCTCGTTCAGGAGGTTGAGGTGCTTGCAAGAAGGGAAGGATGTTTAACACTGAACCTGATCACCACTAATGATAATTTAAATGCACTGAAATTCTGGCAAAAACGTGGATTTATGCTGTCGCAGGTTTTTTGTAATGCTGTTGAAAAAGCCAGAAAGATCAAACCCTCAATCCCAATGATAGGGTTTGAGGGAATTCCTATTCGTGATGAGTTACTCCTGGTTAAGAAGATAAATTAA
- a CDS encoding DUF2785 domain-containing protein: MNAEQLKIALKELDLKKPETIKSKDLDQLIIHMVEHIGSTDAELRDKLIYTSFYYLTKNGYLNYQQMEYLIETCLDQKHLFFGIGSKNDDSVFTRAFSSLVITLILNRDRIERFLPEETALKAIESSILYLQKEEDARGYVEEKGWAHSIAHGADLLAEAVKHPLFDLALARECLNTIGGCILKETAYADEEDERLIYAVIALLEKGMDENLLKEWIENLSKSITDIKNSTGYTPYFFRKNTNLRQFLKSLYFRLLFLDKGTPLHKDIESILKASLIV, translated from the coding sequence ATGAATGCTGAACAATTAAAGATAGCCCTAAAAGAATTAGATTTAAAAAAACCTGAAACTATTAAAAGCAAGGATCTTGATCAGCTTATTATACATATGGTTGAGCATATCGGCTCAACTGACGCGGAATTAAGGGACAAACTGATTTATACTTCATTTTATTATTTAACGAAAAATGGATATTTGAATTATCAACAAATGGAATATTTAATCGAAACATGCCTTGACCAAAAGCACTTATTTTTTGGCATCGGTTCGAAAAATGATGATTCGGTATTCACGAGAGCATTTTCATCACTGGTGATCACTCTAATTTTAAATAGGGATCGTATAGAACGATTCCTTCCGGAAGAGACGGCCCTTAAAGCCATAGAGAGCAGCATTCTATACTTACAAAAAGAAGAAGATGCGCGAGGATACGTCGAAGAAAAAGGCTGGGCTCACTCCATAGCACATGGCGCAGACTTATTGGCTGAGGCAGTCAAACATCCGTTATTTGACCTAGCTTTAGCACGCGAATGCCTTAATACAATCGGCGGTTGCATCTTGAAAGAAACAGCCTATGCCGATGAAGAAGATGAGCGGTTAATTTATGCTGTCATAGCCCTGTTAGAAAAAGGGATGGATGAAAATCTTTTAAAAGAGTGGATTGAGAATCTGTCAAAAAGTATAACAGATATCAAAAACTCAACTGGGTATACACCGTACTTCTTTCGAAAAAACACGAATTTAAGACAATTCTTAAAATCACTTTACTTCAGGCTGCTTTTTCTGGATAAAGGGACTCCTTTGCACAAGGACATTGAGAGTATTTTAAAAGCCAGTCTTATAGTCTAA
- a CDS encoding LL-diaminopimelate aminotransferase has translation MNLYGSEKIRKMTSSIFQEVVDRKQAALMNGKDVIDLSIGSPDFGPPSFVMEELAKYSMDPGKYGYTLKGITEFNEAVQYFYQQRYSVELEAETEVLQLMGSQDGLAHLATAVIDPGDYVLVPDPGYPIYEASVTIAGGTIYPMPLLEENKFLPQLNEIPLEVLQKTKMMILSYPGNPVTALADGSFFEEVVEFAEVHNILVVHDFAYSELIYDGNPQISFLSVPGAKEVGVEFNSLSKTFNMAGCRIGYVAGNSQVINVLASFKSHIDYGIFYPIQKAAIAALTSDYSFLNVQLKQYEARRDALVSGFRDSGWQVANSPATMFVWAKIPAGWKSRDFAFKLIDEEGIAVVPGDAFGEQGEGYVRIAMVQTPERLIEASQRVNQFLIEFSVGI, from the coding sequence ATGAATCTATACGGATCTGAAAAGATTAGAAAAATGACATCAAGTATTTTTCAGGAAGTGGTAGACCGCAAGCAGGCTGCCTTGATGAATGGTAAAGATGTGATCGACCTGAGCATTGGGAGTCCGGATTTTGGGCCGCCTTCTTTTGTTATGGAGGAGCTTGCTAAATATTCGATGGATCCTGGGAAATACGGGTATACGCTCAAAGGAATTACCGAATTTAACGAGGCTGTACAATATTTTTACCAGCAGCGTTATTCCGTTGAACTTGAAGCTGAAACTGAAGTTCTGCAGCTAATGGGCTCTCAGGATGGACTTGCGCATCTTGCTACTGCGGTTATTGATCCTGGTGATTATGTGCTTGTACCAGATCCGGGTTATCCAATCTATGAAGCTAGCGTAACGATTGCAGGCGGTACTATTTATCCTATGCCTTTGCTGGAGGAGAATAAATTCCTGCCGCAGCTTAATGAAATTCCTCTTGAGGTCTTGCAAAAGACGAAAATGATGATCCTGAGCTATCCCGGAAATCCTGTCACCGCACTGGCAGATGGCAGCTTTTTTGAAGAAGTTGTCGAATTCGCCGAAGTACATAACATCCTGGTAGTTCATGATTTCGCTTATTCTGAATTGATTTATGACGGGAACCCGCAAATCAGTTTCTTATCCGTTCCAGGTGCAAAGGAAGTCGGTGTAGAGTTCAACTCGCTCTCAAAAACTTTCAATATGGCAGGCTGCCGGATTGGCTATGTCGCTGGTAATTCACAGGTTATTAATGTTCTTGCTTCCTTCAAATCGCATATCGATTACGGAATTTTTTACCCAATCCAAAAAGCAGCGATTGCAGCACTGACTTCTGATTACTCTTTCCTGAATGTTCAGCTAAAGCAGTATGAAGCACGGCGGGATGCTTTAGTATCAGGGTTTCGGGACAGTGGGTGGCAAGTGGCCAATTCTCCTGCAACGATGTTTGTGTGGGCTAAAATTCCTGCCGGCTGGAAATCCCGGGATTTTGCCTTCAAGCTAATTGATGAGGAAGGGATTGCCGTCGTTCCTGGTGATGCTTTTGGCGAGCAAGGGGAAGGGTATGTCAGAATCGCTATGGTACAGACTCCCGAAAGACTTATAGAAGCATCACAGCGGGTAAACCAATTTTTAATTGAATTCTCTGTAGGAATCTAA